From Scatophagus argus isolate fScaArg1 chromosome 10, fScaArg1.pri, whole genome shotgun sequence, a single genomic window includes:
- the LOC124066495 gene encoding zinc finger protein 436-like encodes MSTRLHLRAVVNERLAAAAEEIFQVFERTIAKYEEEASSFKQEIERLRGLLLEFVPKQKTDISQSAICKEETPPELHHCEHELSPSGDPEPRHVKKEDDELWAGQKHEEEEEEEAQEVKVVGDSYLPDSSDWELNEQENTKPPLQPQTENGESETHFQDLRETKTIQVFLPLPSTSQTLIQHESLQDVRENERPAESFANQLQTDGRQNSCITSTKSTESIHLNAVAPHRCNACDRSFSSNQNLVNHAFRIHLKDTDVLCAVCGKTLESTESLTVHLKSHKGSKCCHMCGKHCNSATSLTEHMASHAGVKLHRCHVCGKECSRKADLKIHLRIHTGEKPFCCSYCRKHFTHSGHLRKHMRSHTGERPYRCDICGRGFLQSTHLKYHLRTHAQKY; translated from the exons ATGTCTACTCGGCTGCATCTCAGGGCTGTGGTAAACGAGCGACTGGCAGCCGCTGCTGAGGAAATATTTCAGGTTTTTGAAAGAACTATCGCAAAATATGAAGAAGAAGCCTCCAGTTTCAAACAGGAGATTGAACGACTAAGAGGTCTGCTGCTGGAGTTTGTACCAAAGCAGAAAACAG acatCTCTCAGTCGGCCATCTGCAAAGAGGAAACTCCCCCCGAGCTGCACCACTGTGAGCACGAGCTGAGCCCCAGCGGGGACCCAGAGCCTCGACACGTTAAAAAGGAAGACGATGAACTCTGGGCCGGTCAgaaacatgaagaagaagaagaagaagaggctcAAGAGGTTAAGGTTGTTGGTGACTCATATCTGCCTGATTCATCTGACTGGGAGCTGAATGAGCAGGAGAACACAAAACCACCTTTGCAACCTCAGACTGAAAATGGTGAAAGTGAGACGCACTTTCAGGATCTGCGGGAAACTAAAACGATACAGGTCTTTCTACCTCTTCCCTCAACTTCACAAACTCTGATCCAACATGAAAGCTTGCAGGACGTAAGGGAAAACGAAAGACCTGCTGAAAGTTTTGCAAACCAACTGCAGACCGATGGAAGACAAAACTCCTGTATCACTTCCACAAAATCCACCGAGTCAATTCATTTGAATGCAGTGGCACCTCATCGTTGCAATGCGTGCGACAGATCTTTTTCCTCCAATCAGAATTTGGTAAATCATGCTTTTCGGATACATTTAAAGGACACAGAtgtcctctgtgctgtgtgtggaaAGACCTTAGAGTCCACTGAAAGTCTCACCGTGCACCTTAAGTCACACAAGGGCTCAAAATGTTGTCACATGTGTGGTAAACACTGCAACAGTGCGACCTCTCTGACTGAACACATGGCCAGCCATGCTGGCGTGAAACTCCATCGCTGTCATGTTTGTGGGAAAGAGTGCAGCCGGAAAGCAGACTTAAAGATACATTTGAGGATTCACACGGGCGAGAAGCCTTTCTGCTGCTCTTACTGTCGTAAACATTTCACCCACAGTGGACATCTAAGGAAGCACATGAGAAGCCACACAGGAGAGAGACCGTACAGGTGTGACATCTGTGGCAGAGGGTTTCTACAGAGTACACACCTAAAATACCACCTACGGACTCACGCTCAAAAATATTAA